The following are encoded together in the Flavihumibacter fluvii genome:
- a CDS encoding 3-keto-disaccharide hydrolase has translation MFGKQLKGIVLFFLAAACCISFVIAKEQSRQGAVPLFDGKSLRGWKKIVGKAAYAVEDGAIVGTSVIDSANSFLVTEKSYGDFVLDLDLKIESPLGNSGVQTRSHFGGSLHPNKVYGRQVEVDPSPRSWSGGIYDEDRREWLYPLDLNPAAKSAFTVGAYNHYRIECIGNVMKTWVNGIPAAHVIDDLDRSGFIGLQVHAVETKEEAGHKVYFKNILIRTEGIIPTPFPADLPVVNLNKK, from the coding sequence ATGTTCGGGAAACAATTAAAAGGCATTGTTTTGTTTTTTTTGGCAGCTGCTTGCTGCATCTCTTTTGTCATTGCTAAAGAACAATCCAGACAAGGGGCGGTGCCACTCTTCGATGGCAAATCCCTTCGCGGCTGGAAGAAAATTGTGGGCAAGGCTGCTTACGCTGTGGAAGATGGTGCCATCGTTGGTACTTCAGTCATTGATTCCGCCAATTCCTTCCTCGTCACAGAGAAATCCTACGGTGATTTTGTACTCGACCTTGACCTTAAAATTGAAAGTCCGCTTGGCAATTCCGGCGTGCAGACCCGCAGCCATTTTGGTGGCTCACTGCATCCCAATAAAGTATATGGCCGGCAGGTTGAAGTGGATCCATCACCAAGATCCTGGTCCGGCGGTATTTATGATGAAGACCGGCGTGAGTGGTTATATCCCCTCGATTTGAACCCGGCTGCCAAATCGGCCTTTACTGTTGGCGCTTATAATCATTATAGAATTGAATGTATCGGCAATGTGATGAAAACCTGGGTGAATGGCATTCCTGCTGCTCATGTGATTGATGACCTCGATCGCAGTGGTTTTATCGGCCTGCAGGTACATGCCGTGGAAACAAAGGAAGAGGCCGGCCACAAGGTTTATTTCAAGAATATACTGATTCGTACCGAAGGGATTATCCCAACGCCATTCCCGGCAGACTTGCCCGTTGTTAACCTCAACAAAAAATGA
- a CDS encoding Gfo/Idh/MocA family protein codes for MTVTRRKFVQQGAMTVAATMLGPLAISAASYRRIPGANDRVRLGVVGFSDRFRHAHLPSYLQHYKELNFDITAVSDLWKLRREEGAGFLAQQLGHGVRACRNNDELYAGKDIDAVFISTADFQHALHTIEAVKANCDVYCEKPFAETMDDNRKALKAVKDSGKIVQIGSQRRSGKNYIAAEAFIRSGKFGAINMVELNWNVNQPGRWRRPKLVAQCQEKDLDWKRFLLNRPYEPFDPRKYLEYRLFWPYSSGQPGQWMSHQIDTVHWYTGLNHPRSVVANGGIYCWPDGRTNWDTTTAVFDYGPADKKAPGFQVVFSSRMGNGDEVTTEIYYSTGGELNLNTNKISPAGGLTAAFAQEMNMPANLLPEMDLVDRNTKIDVRANAGGDEYTSAHVRNWMECIRSRKQPNAPVEVGYYHSIANIMTNAAVRTGYKATFDEAKQEVMVGGKPFVI; via the coding sequence ATGACTGTAACGAGAAGAAAATTTGTTCAGCAGGGTGCCATGACTGTAGCCGCAACCATGCTGGGTCCGCTTGCCATAAGCGCAGCCAGCTACCGCAGGATCCCCGGCGCGAATGATCGCGTGCGGCTGGGCGTTGTTGGTTTTTCCGACCGGTTCCGCCACGCGCATTTGCCCAGCTACCTGCAGCATTACAAAGAACTCAATTTCGATATTACCGCTGTTTCTGATTTGTGGAAACTCAGGCGCGAAGAAGGTGCCGGATTCCTTGCACAGCAATTGGGCCATGGCGTCAGGGCCTGTAGGAACAATGATGAATTATATGCCGGTAAAGACATTGATGCAGTTTTCATTAGTACCGCCGATTTCCAGCATGCCTTACATACCATTGAAGCGGTGAAGGCAAATTGTGATGTTTACTGTGAGAAGCCGTTTGCAGAAACGATGGATGATAACCGGAAGGCCCTGAAAGCAGTGAAGGACTCCGGTAAGATCGTCCAGATCGGGTCGCAGCGCAGGAGCGGAAAGAATTATATCGCCGCTGAAGCTTTTATCAGGTCCGGAAAATTCGGCGCGATTAATATGGTGGAACTGAACTGGAATGTGAACCAACCTGGCCGCTGGCGCCGGCCCAAACTGGTGGCACAGTGCCAGGAAAAGGACCTTGACTGGAAAAGGTTTTTACTGAACAGGCCCTACGAACCTTTCGATCCCAGGAAATACCTCGAATACCGCCTGTTCTGGCCCTATTCTTCCGGGCAGCCAGGCCAATGGATGTCGCACCAGATCGACACAGTGCATTGGTATACCGGCTTAAACCATCCGCGCAGTGTCGTAGCCAATGGGGGAATCTATTGCTGGCCAGATGGCCGTACCAACTGGGATACCACTACGGCAGTATTTGATTATGGTCCGGCTGATAAAAAAGCCCCCGGCTTCCAGGTCGTATTTTCCTCCCGTATGGGTAATGGTGATGAAGTGACCACCGAAATATACTATTCAACAGGCGGAGAACTGAACCTGAATACCAATAAAATTTCACCCGCAGGCGGACTCACCGCTGCCTTCGCGCAGGAGATGAATATGCCCGCGAACCTGTTACCGGAAATGGACCTGGTGGACAGGAATACAAAAATTGATGTCCGGGCTAATGCCGGTGGTGATGAATATACCTCAGCGCATGTAAGAAACTGGATGGAATGTATCCGCAGCCGTAAACAACCGAATGCGCCTGTTGAAGTTGGCTATTACCATTCGATCGCCAATATCATGACCAATGCCGCTGTACGCACAGGGTATAAAGCTACATTTGATGAGGCGAAACAGGAAGTGATGGTTGGCGGCAAACCGTTTGTTATTTAA
- a CDS encoding Gfo/Idh/MocA family protein yields MGNSRRSFLKKSGLTGMGLAAGFISAYANSDDELARIKEQAAFSPVQSFNMSGYAAPKLDVVRVGIVGIGNRGFDAVTRMNKIDGVEIKALCDLRPERVKMANDLVTQSGHQPALYHTDPEAWKKMCSRDDLDLVYILTPWSLHTPMAVFSMNHNKHVCVEVPAGKTLEELWLLVQTSEKTRKHCMMVENCCYDFFELTTLNMARSGFFGEVTHCEGAYIHNLTEYVFSKEHFYQMWELKEMSSRKGNLYPTHGLGPLCQVLNINRGDKMDYLVSLSNNDFIMGPMAKELAAKDSFYAPYANKQFNGTMSTTTIKTYKGKSIVVQFDVSSPRPYTRIQLVSGTKGIALKYPEPSRFATGHEWLGEAETKLLMEKYTPAIVKKIGESARQVGGHGGMDFLMDWRTIDCLRNGLPLDQDVYDAALWSAISPLSAWSIANRSTSITVPDFTRGAFLKNKPIDISMEKGGTTKVKL; encoded by the coding sequence ATGGGCAATAGCAGAAGATCGTTTTTGAAAAAATCCGGACTTACGGGCATGGGCCTTGCAGCTGGCTTTATCAGTGCCTATGCCAATTCCGACGATGAGTTGGCGCGGATCAAAGAGCAGGCTGCTTTTTCTCCGGTGCAAAGTTTTAACATGAGTGGTTATGCCGCCCCAAAACTCGATGTGGTGAGGGTGGGAATTGTGGGAATTGGTAACCGCGGATTTGATGCCGTGACCAGGATGAATAAAATTGATGGCGTGGAAATAAAGGCGCTCTGCGACCTGCGCCCGGAAAGGGTGAAAATGGCCAATGACCTGGTAACACAATCGGGTCACCAGCCTGCCTTATACCACACAGATCCGGAGGCCTGGAAGAAAATGTGTTCCCGCGATGACCTCGACCTGGTCTATATCCTGACTCCCTGGTCCCTGCATACCCCAATGGCGGTTTTCTCCATGAACCACAATAAGCATGTTTGCGTGGAAGTGCCGGCAGGAAAGACTTTGGAGGAATTGTGGTTACTCGTGCAAACCTCTGAAAAAACCCGGAAGCACTGCATGATGGTGGAAAACTGTTGTTATGATTTCTTCGAACTGACCACCCTGAATATGGCCAGGAGCGGATTCTTCGGGGAGGTCACCCATTGTGAAGGTGCCTATATCCATAATCTCACGGAATATGTTTTTTCAAAAGAACATTTCTACCAGATGTGGGAGTTAAAGGAGATGTCCTCCCGCAAAGGAAACCTGTATCCAACGCATGGCCTAGGACCACTCTGCCAGGTATTGAATATCAACCGGGGCGATAAAATGGATTACCTGGTATCTCTGTCGAATAATGATTTCATCATGGGTCCAATGGCGAAGGAACTGGCTGCTAAGGATTCTTTTTATGCGCCATACGCCAATAAACAATTCAATGGCACCATGAGTACCACTACGATCAAAACCTACAAGGGCAAATCGATCGTGGTGCAATTTGATGTGTCTTCGCCAAGGCCGTATACCCGGATACAATTGGTTAGCGGCACAAAAGGGATTGCACTGAAATATCCTGAACCATCGCGGTTCGCAACCGGCCATGAATGGTTAGGGGAAGCTGAAACAAAATTGCTGATGGAAAAATATACGCCTGCCATAGTGAAGAAAATTGGCGAATCAGCCAGGCAGGTTGGTGGCCATGGGGGTATGGATTTCCTGATGGACTGGCGTACGATCGATTGCCTGCGAAATGGGTTGCCACTGGACCAGGATGTATATGATGCCGCATTGTGGTCTGCCATTTCACCGCTCTCCGCCTGGTCGATTGCTAACCGGTCAACTTCCATCACAGTGCCTGATTTTACAAGGGGTGCCTTTTTAAAAAACAAACCCATCGATATCTCCATGGAAAAAGGTGGAACAACAAAGGTGAAACTATAA
- a CDS encoding Gfo/Idh/MocA family protein gives MPNEINRRKFLRNASLASAGFGLLGAKTSQAAAPGTIANAAAVPAGGRIGIIGLDTSHSTSFVDALNGLYPSNDLAGYKIVAAYPYGSRDIKSSAERIPAYTAYVKRFDVEIVDSISALLTKVDVVMLETNDGRTHLEQALEVFRSGKKLFVDKPVAGSLEDVLAVYEAARFFKVPVFSASSLRYNAGVQETAGGKTIGKVLGADAFSPSPLEPTHPDFFWYGIHGIETLCTLMGKGCKQVSRINAEQADIVVGVWNDGRLGSFRGTRNGANEYGATAFGETGVQRIGPYSGYDALLKQVIRFFQTGIPPVTEEETIEIYGFMEAAHESKRLGGATVQISAVLEKARKNIKKKW, from the coding sequence ATGCCGAACGAGATAAACAGGAGGAAATTCCTTCGCAATGCTTCCCTGGCCAGTGCCGGATTCGGTTTGCTGGGTGCAAAAACCAGCCAGGCTGCAGCACCAGGTACAATCGCAAATGCAGCCGCTGTCCCTGCCGGTGGCCGTATTGGTATCATTGGATTGGATACCTCCCACAGTACATCTTTTGTTGATGCACTGAATGGACTCTACCCATCTAATGACCTTGCAGGATATAAAATTGTTGCTGCTTATCCTTATGGCAGCCGGGACATTAAAAGCAGTGCTGAACGCATACCTGCCTATACAGCGTATGTAAAACGATTTGATGTCGAGATCGTGGATTCCATCAGTGCCCTTTTAACAAAGGTCGATGTCGTGATGCTGGAGACCAATGACGGCCGCACACACCTGGAGCAGGCCCTTGAAGTTTTCAGGTCAGGGAAGAAATTATTTGTCGATAAGCCTGTTGCAGGTTCCCTGGAAGATGTGCTTGCTGTTTACGAGGCAGCAAGGTTCTTTAAAGTACCTGTTTTTTCTGCTTCATCGCTGCGCTACAATGCCGGCGTACAGGAAACGGCTGGTGGTAAAACAATAGGGAAGGTCCTTGGTGCAGATGCATTTAGTCCAAGTCCGCTTGAACCCACCCACCCCGATTTTTTCTGGTATGGCATCCATGGCATTGAAACCCTCTGTACCCTTATGGGTAAGGGTTGTAAGCAGGTGAGCAGGATCAATGCTGAACAGGCGGATATTGTTGTCGGTGTATGGAATGACGGCCGCCTGGGCAGCTTCCGCGGTACGCGCAACGGCGCCAACGAATATGGTGCCACAGCTTTCGGTGAAACCGGCGTGCAAAGGATCGGGCCTTATTCAGGGTATGACGCCCTGCTGAAACAGGTAATCAGGTTTTTCCAGACCGGTATTCCACCGGTAACTGAAGAGGAAACCATCGAGATCTACGGATTCATGGAGGCGGCGCATGAAAGTAAAAGGCTGGGCGGCGCAACCGTGCAGATTTCTGCTGTACTCGAAAAAGCCCGGAAGAACATCAAAAAGAAATGGTAA
- a CDS encoding DegT/DnrJ/EryC1/StrS family aminotransferase, with protein sequence MNDMQGKGRRNFLKTTGLATAGMLLTPFNATTFAAGNGHVHQPAVLGGTPVRTKEWPGWPIWNKDTDEQLVLDNLRSGVWSRAALVNEFEEKWGKETGTKRCLSVVNGTNALITSLLQMNIGGGDEVIVPVYTFIATISAVLATGAIPVFVDTDLDTFQIDTTKIEAKITSRTRAIVPVHILGMPCDMVQVTKIARKHNLVIIEDACQAHFAEIDNKRVGSFGDAGCFSFQNSKNLAIGEGGAITSNNDAFMDRCYSYHNYGNPYGAMVGNVNAGTVMAGNKLRWTEYQAAIGLVQLKRLQAQTEQRNSNAAYLRGKIRDIPGIIPYKLYDNVTKAAFHLFAFRYKKEQFSNLPRAEFIKAMKAEGIPCMEGYSPLNKMPYLANTFQSKNYRKMYSAKDLDINAYNNRNECPLNDQLCREEAVWIFHSVLLADQAEMNDISNALEKVHANAEAIKKSIKA encoded by the coding sequence ATGAATGATATGCAAGGAAAGGGCCGTCGTAATTTTTTAAAGACAACCGGACTGGCTACAGCGGGTATGTTGCTGACCCCGTTCAATGCGACCACATTTGCAGCGGGTAACGGTCATGTACACCAGCCGGCAGTATTGGGGGGAACACCTGTCCGTACAAAAGAATGGCCCGGTTGGCCCATATGGAACAAGGATACCGATGAACAACTTGTCCTGGATAACCTGCGGAGTGGTGTCTGGTCCCGCGCTGCCCTGGTGAATGAGTTTGAAGAGAAATGGGGAAAGGAAACCGGAACCAAAAGGTGTTTGTCGGTGGTGAATGGTACGAATGCCCTGATTACTTCCTTGCTGCAAATGAATATTGGCGGTGGCGATGAAGTGATTGTGCCCGTATATACTTTTATTGCCACCATTTCAGCCGTATTAGCGACAGGGGCCATCCCGGTATTTGTAGATACTGATCTGGATACCTTCCAGATCGATACCACGAAGATCGAAGCGAAGATCACTTCACGCACCAGGGCTATTGTTCCGGTGCATATCCTGGGCATGCCCTGCGATATGGTGCAGGTCACTAAAATTGCCCGTAAGCATAACCTGGTAATTATTGAAGATGCCTGCCAGGCACATTTTGCAGAGATCGATAACAAACGCGTGGGCAGCTTCGGCGATGCCGGATGTTTTAGTTTCCAGAATTCCAAGAACCTGGCAATCGGGGAAGGCGGCGCCATCACCAGTAACAATGATGCGTTTATGGATCGCTGTTATTCCTACCATAACTATGGTAATCCCTATGGCGCTATGGTGGGCAATGTGAATGCCGGAACAGTGATGGCCGGAAATAAATTGCGGTGGACAGAATACCAGGCAGCCATCGGACTGGTGCAATTAAAAAGGCTGCAAGCGCAGACAGAACAACGAAATTCCAATGCGGCCTACCTGCGTGGAAAGATCAGGGATATCCCGGGTATCATTCCTTACAAATTGTATGATAATGTGACCAAGGCGGCCTTCCATTTATTTGCTTTCCGCTATAAAAAAGAACAATTCAGTAACCTGCCTCGTGCAGAATTCATCAAGGCTATGAAAGCTGAAGGTATTCCTTGCATGGAAGGATATTCCCCGCTCAATAAAATGCCTTACCTGGCCAATACCTTCCAGTCGAAGAATTACAGGAAAATGTATTCGGCAAAGGACCTGGATATCAACGCATACAATAACAGGAATGAATGTCCGCTGAATGACCAGCTCTGCAGGGAAGAGGCCGTGTGGATATTCCATTCCGTACTGCTGGCCGACCAGGCAGAAATGAATGATATCAGCAATGCGCTGGAAAAAGTGCATGCCAATGCGGAGGCAATCAAAAAATCAATAAAAGCATAA
- a CDS encoding neutral/alkaline non-lysosomal ceramidase N-terminal domain-containing protein: MKKICGICCLFLALVQLSFGQNKTAEIPIRAGVGTVDITPQMPFWLTGYAARKTPGTGVLHPIWAKALVIEQDANSRIIIVTVDVLGLSHEIVTDVFNAAHEKYGIRRSQLLLNSSHTHSGPMIWPCLEVIYDFSAEDQGRIAEYNQQLAKRIIAAIDTAMAGLAPARLYSGHGEAGFAINRRNDIHPNGPVDHDVPVLKVETIGKGMKAVLFGYACHNTTLVDDNFLVNGDYAGFAQKKLEADFPGVTAMFLMGCAGDQNPSPRGTAAIAGQHGNSLAAAVTKTLKGAMKPVLAPIRTDYNRVFLAFQPVDLKRYQEEIRSTDRFLQRRAKLMLDAYNKGWSVDKLSYPIQAVRFNKDFTILGLSDEVVVDYSLLYKKMFPEENLYVAGYCSDVQCYIPSKRILQEGGYEGNESMIYYGQPGPFAADVEDRVTKTVLQVMRNVGVEKITLPNEQPAAANLKGTLGTYAFPPLLPNGEVDGQKLVAQLKDIHANTYHWLAWGKQSDLAAFKKFIPLARNAGIKLWITLVPPSEAPPFARDFSEPYKLDYLKWAEELAKLSLQEPTLVAWSIDDFVHNLDLFTPAYMRKMIGKVRAINPKLAFIPCAYYEQVTPKFAVDYAEFMEGILFPYRNESIVANLDDASTAEAEITHIRALFAPGFMIFIDIYATGHSAYGESSAAYVEELIRAGRKSADGVMIYCHQDPAKYPEKYQVLRKGFAAKP, encoded by the coding sequence ATGAAAAAAATCTGTGGCATTTGCTGTCTTTTCCTGGCCCTGGTCCAGCTAAGTTTTGGACAAAATAAAACAGCTGAAATACCGATCAGGGCTGGCGTGGGAACTGTTGATATTACACCGCAGATGCCGTTTTGGCTGACTGGCTATGCTGCAAGGAAAACACCGGGTACGGGTGTATTGCATCCCATTTGGGCTAAGGCGTTGGTGATCGAACAGGATGCCAATAGCCGCATTATCATAGTTACTGTTGATGTGCTTGGACTCTCGCATGAAATCGTCACTGATGTATTTAATGCGGCACATGAAAAATATGGTATACGGCGCTCGCAGTTATTATTGAATTCTTCGCATACACATTCCGGTCCGATGATCTGGCCCTGCCTTGAAGTGATCTATGATTTCTCTGCAGAAGACCAGGGAAGAATTGCGGAATACAACCAGCAATTGGCCAAACGTATTATTGCTGCGATCGATACCGCTATGGCAGGACTTGCTCCTGCCAGGTTATACAGCGGGCATGGGGAAGCCGGTTTTGCGATCAACCGCCGCAACGACATTCACCCTAATGGCCCGGTTGATCATGATGTGCCTGTTCTAAAAGTGGAAACCATTGGTAAGGGGATGAAAGCGGTCTTGTTTGGTTATGCCTGCCACAACACCACGCTGGTGGATGATAATTTCCTGGTCAATGGCGACTATGCCGGATTTGCACAAAAGAAACTGGAAGCAGATTTTCCGGGTGTAACCGCCATGTTTTTAATGGGCTGTGCGGGCGACCAGAACCCTTCACCACGGGGCACCGCTGCTATTGCCGGGCAGCATGGCAATTCCCTGGCTGCTGCAGTAACAAAGACCTTGAAAGGAGCCATGAAACCGGTACTGGCACCGATACGTACAGATTATAACCGGGTGTTCCTGGCTTTCCAGCCGGTTGACCTGAAGCGCTACCAGGAAGAAATCAGGAGTACAGACCGTTTTTTGCAACGCAGGGCTAAACTGATGCTGGATGCTTATAACAAAGGCTGGTCGGTGGACAAGCTTTCTTACCCCATCCAGGCTGTCAGGTTCAATAAGGATTTTACCATCTTGGGCCTAAGTGATGAAGTGGTCGTGGATTATTCCTTGCTGTATAAAAAAATGTTTCCCGAAGAAAACCTTTATGTAGCCGGGTATTGCAGTGATGTGCAATGTTATATTCCATCGAAAAGGATCTTGCAGGAAGGCGGCTATGAAGGCAATGAAAGCATGATCTATTATGGGCAGCCCGGCCCCTTCGCTGCAGATGTTGAAGACAGGGTTACCAAAACAGTGCTGCAGGTAATGCGCAATGTGGGTGTCGAAAAGATCACACTGCCAAATGAACAGCCTGCGGCTGCAAATTTGAAAGGCACACTGGGCACCTACGCATTTCCACCGCTGTTGCCCAATGGTGAAGTGGATGGACAAAAACTGGTAGCCCAGTTGAAAGACATCCATGCAAATACCTATCACTGGCTGGCCTGGGGAAAACAATCTGACCTTGCAGCCTTTAAGAAATTCATTCCCCTGGCACGTAATGCCGGCATTAAACTTTGGATCACCCTGGTGCCACCATCAGAAGCGCCACCCTTTGCCCGGGATTTTTCAGAGCCTTACAAACTCGACTACCTCAAGTGGGCAGAAGAGCTCGCGAAACTAAGCCTGCAGGAACCGACCCTGGTGGCCTGGAGCATTGATGATTTCGTGCATAACCTGGACCTGTTCACACCGGCGTATATGCGAAAAATGATCGGAAAGGTAAGAGCTATCAATCCCAAACTGGCCTTCATTCCCTGTGCCTATTATGAACAGGTGACGCCGAAATTCGCAGTTGACTATGCAGAATTCATGGAAGGGATTTTATTCCCCTACCGCAATGAATCTATTGTTGCCAACCTTGATGACGCCAGTACAGCTGAAGCAGAAATCACCCATATCCGTGCCTTATTCGCACCGGGATTTATGATATTCATCGATATTTATGCAACAGGCCATAGTGCCTATGGAGAAAGTAGTGCGGCCTATGTAGAAGAACTGATCAGGGCAGGCCGCAAATCTGCTGACGGAGTAATGATTTATTGCCACCAGGATCCCGCAAAATATCCGGAGAAATACCAGGTGCTTCGCAAGGGTTTTGCTGCAAAACCCTGA
- a CDS encoding putative oxidoreductase C-terminal domain-containing protein: MQRCFYLAAILFGMNTMVLAQKPGFQCRLITLDPAHFHAALVQKTAYPQVDKSVYVYAPGGSAGLKSHLALVESYNTRTTAPTAWKEEVYTGADFFDRMLREKKGNVVVLAGNNRSKADYISKSIDAGLHVFADKPMAINTAGFEQLKKSFARAESKKLLLYDIMTERFQVTNRLQKELSQIPAVFGQLQKGTTDDPAVITESTHHFFKSVSGKPLVRPGWFFDAEQQGDGIVDVTTHLVDLVQWQCFPGQEIDYTRDIRMLAAKRWPTTMTLTQFRAITGAAAFPDFLAKNTRDSVLQVYANGEMNYTIRGVHVRIAAMWNYAAPAGTGDTHYAMLKGSKAKLIIRQGAEQGYVPELYIEPISTDPGYEQQLRNAFTELEKQYPGLALIPAANGWQVTIPAKYRLDHEATFAEVTKQYLKYLDAGKIPAWEKKGMLAKYYTTTEALRIAVTTNR, from the coding sequence ATGCAACGCTGTTTTTATCTTGCTGCTATCCTGTTTGGTATGAATACAATGGTGCTGGCACAAAAACCGGGTTTCCAGTGCAGGCTGATCACCCTCGATCCTGCCCATTTCCATGCTGCCCTGGTGCAGAAAACCGCCTATCCGCAGGTGGATAAGTCGGTTTATGTGTACGCACCTGGAGGTAGTGCCGGATTGAAATCACACCTGGCCCTGGTGGAGTCTTATAATACCCGGACTACAGCACCTACGGCCTGGAAGGAAGAAGTGTATACCGGTGCCGATTTTTTTGACAGGATGTTGCGGGAGAAAAAAGGGAATGTGGTGGTGCTGGCTGGCAACAACCGGTCAAAAGCTGACTATATCAGCAAATCCATTGATGCAGGCCTGCATGTTTTCGCCGACAAGCCCATGGCTATTAATACTGCCGGTTTTGAACAACTGAAAAAATCCTTTGCCCGGGCAGAATCAAAAAAGCTGTTGCTCTATGATATTATGACCGAAAGGTTCCAGGTCACCAACAGGCTGCAAAAGGAACTCTCACAGATACCGGCTGTTTTCGGGCAATTACAAAAAGGCACCACAGATGATCCTGCAGTCATTACCGAAAGTACACACCACTTTTTTAAATCGGTTTCCGGTAAGCCATTGGTGCGGCCCGGCTGGTTTTTTGACGCAGAACAGCAGGGCGATGGCATTGTTGATGTAACCACCCACCTGGTTGACCTGGTACAATGGCAATGCTTCCCTGGCCAGGAAATTGACTATACCAGGGATATCCGTATGCTGGCTGCTAAAAGATGGCCAACAACCATGACACTTACACAGTTCAGGGCGATCACCGGTGCAGCGGCTTTTCCGGACTTCCTTGCCAAAAACACCAGGGATTCAGTTTTACAGGTCTATGCCAACGGGGAAATGAATTATACGATCCGTGGCGTGCATGTCAGGATTGCTGCGATGTGGAATTATGCGGCCCCCGCAGGAACCGGTGATACCCATTACGCTATGTTGAAAGGCAGCAAGGCAAAACTGATCATCAGGCAGGGAGCGGAGCAGGGTTATGTTCCGGAACTGTATATAGAACCCATCAGTACTGACCCTGGATATGAACAGCAACTCAGGAATGCCTTTACAGAACTCGAAAAACAATATCCCGGACTGGCACTGATACCTGCTGCAAATGGCTGGCAGGTAACCATACCGGCGAAGTACCGGCTCGACCATGAAGCTACTTTTGCAGAAGTAACCAAACAATACCTTAAATACCTGGATGCCGGGAAAATACCGGCCTGGGAAAAGAAGGGCATGCTGGCTAAATATTATACCACTACCGAAGCCCTGCGCATAGCGGTTACAACAAACCGTTAG